A genomic segment from Aspergillus puulaauensis MK2 DNA, chromosome 1, nearly complete sequence encodes:
- a CDS encoding putative alpha/beta hydrolase (COG:S;~EggNog:ENOG410PFB9;~InterPro:IPR000073,IPR029058;~MEROPS:MER0031610;~PFAM:PF12697,PF00561,PF07819): MLFSPRVALRGVSRIRTFSTTNRLLRSDLSFQVFGPEKDKPTRSPIVFLHGLFGSKQNNRSISRALARDLKREVYIVDLRNHGNSFHDPEHNYPVMADDVAEFIHENDLSKCVLIGHSMGAKAAMTVALNAPELVSALIPVDNAPVNSPLRTDFGKYVRGMQHIESANVTKQSDADKILQDYEESMPIRQFLLTNLVRSPEDQTMKFRVPLATLGDALKGMGDFPFPEPGSVQYPGPTLFVRGTKSRYISDDTFPAIKAFFPDSQVADVEAGHWLISENPEAFRQTVVGFLQETA, translated from the exons ATGCTGTTCTCACCACGGGTAGCCCTGAGGGGTGTTTCCAGGATTCGGACAttctcaaccaccaacaGACTCCTCCGATCCGACCTCTCTTTCCAGGTCTTCGGACCGGAAAAGGACAAACCAACCCGAAGTCCAATTGTCTTCCTGCACGGCCTTTTCGGCTCGAAGCAGAATAACAGGAGCATTAGCCG GGCCTTGGCACGTGATCTGAAGCGTGAGGTGTATATAGTG GACCTCCGAAACCATGGGAACTCATTCCATGATCCAGAGCATAACTACCCTGTTATGGCTGATGATGTGGCCGAGTTCATCCATGAAAACGACTTGAGCAAGTGTGTCCTCATCGGTCATTCAAT GggcgccaaagccgccatGACTGTTGCTCTCAACGCCCCCGAGCTTGTCTCGGCTCTTATCCCGGTTGACAACGCCCCGGTGAATTCTCCCCTGCGGACCGACTTCGGCAAATACGTTCGGGGAATGCAGCATATCGAGTCTGCCAACGTAACGAAGCAATCAGACGCCGATAAGATTCTTCAAGACTATGAAGAA tcCATGCCCATTCGCCAGTTCCTGCTCACCAACTTGGTCCGCTCTCCAGAGGACCAGACGATGAAATTCCGCGTCCCACTAGCCACGTTGGGTGACGCCCTCAAGGGCATGGGCGATTTCCCGTTTCCTGAACCCGGCTCTGTTCAGTATCCGGGACCTACGCTGTTTGTTCGTGGAACGAAGAGTCGCTATATATCTGATGACACCTTTCCGGCGATTAAGGCGTTCTTTCCTGATTCACAGGTTGCTGATGTCGAGGCAGGGCATTGGCTTATTTCGGAGAATCCGGAGGCGTTTAGACAGA CGGTTGTGGGATTTTTGCAAGAAACGGCATAG
- a CDS encoding uncharacterized protein (COG:S;~EggNog:ENOG410PVPP;~TransMembrane:1 (o29-50i)) encodes MSELEQSLDASALQQALQALDEELGTFDFIVAFAPIKLITAGGFLAVNYLKNRDTTKDLNYLLDPEWATDEDIKGPLEQAILRVSERLQISEKWANENMSLYVTKETRIHLFRKALKQNIILFRGDNIIILAAPIKWALKRKIRRMFTPGQSRQVEIDMSDLLAMLKWMRDRKGGPLNREHLCTQSLNSFDVVPDAAGMEQIAAAYRDKYKDEIFA; translated from the exons ATGTCCGAGCTCGAGCAGTCTCTGGACGCGAGTGCTCTTCAGCAAG CTCTCCAGGCTCTCGATGAGGAATTGGGAACCTTCGACTTTATTGTGGCTTTTGCGCCCATTAAACTGATCACCGCAGGCGGGTTCCTAGCTGTTAATTACCTCAAGAACAGGGACACAACCAAGGACCTAAACTATCTTCTAGATCCAGAATGGGCGACGGACGAGGACATAAAGGGGCCCCTGGAGCAGGCCATCCTCCGAGTATCGGAGAGACTCCAAATTAGTGAGAAATGGGCAAATGAAAACATGTCACTATATGTAACCAAGGAAACACGGATACATTTGTTTCGAAAGGCGCTCAAGCAGAATATAATCCTGTTCAGAGGTGACAAtatcatcatccttgccgCTCCGATAAAGTGGGCTCTGAAGCGCAAAATTCGACGGATGTTCACCCCGGGTCAAAGTCGGCAAGTTGAGATAGATATGAGCGACCTTCTCGCCATGCTCAAGTGGATGCGTGATCGAAAAGGCGGTCCACTAAACCGCGAGCATCTCTGTACCCAGAGCCTCAACTCCTTTGATGTTGTGCCGGATGCAGCAGGGATGGAGCAGATCGCTGCTGCCTATCGGGACAAATACAAAGATGAGATATTCGCCTGA